A section of the Thermus antranikianii DSM 12462 genome encodes:
- a CDS encoding LysR family transcriptional regulator, producing the protein MLISRNAKLPNPAALRVFVTVVEEGGVGRAALALGITQPAVSQYLRALEEQVGHPLFERRGRHLVLSRVGETLLPEARRVVQALEEFQRVSQAMGRLELGEVTLGAATTMATYVLPLFLKNFHDTHPGVRVYVESGSSERLAERLLIGEVEFAVLEGVEHWEGYERHLFYEDELVLIVPPDHPWAGRETIPPEWLKEETLIVRKPGSMTWRALERAFEQAGLELNPIFYTDNNEVTKRLVLAGAGVGIVSRVVVQPNLKVGNLRALRLAAPVGEIRRYFWLVHPKNVANPAARALISLLRS; encoded by the coding sequence ATGCTCATATCTAGAAACGCTAAACTACCGAACCCCGCCGCATTACGGGTCTTCGTCACGGTGGTGGAGGAAGGAGGAGTAGGCCGGGCAGCCTTGGCCCTGGGCATTACCCAGCCGGCGGTGAGCCAGTACCTGAGGGCCTTGGAGGAGCAAGTGGGCCATCCCCTCTTTGAACGCCGGGGGCGGCATCTGGTGCTTTCCCGGGTAGGAGAAACCCTCCTGCCCGAGGCAAGGCGGGTGGTGCAGGCTTTGGAGGAGTTCCAGCGGGTCTCCCAGGCCATGGGCCGGCTGGAGCTGGGGGAGGTTACCCTGGGAGCCGCCACCACCATGGCCACCTACGTGCTTCCCCTTTTCCTGAAGAACTTCCACGACACCCACCCCGGGGTGAGGGTATACGTGGAAAGCGGCTCCTCCGAGCGCCTGGCGGAACGCCTGCTTATAGGGGAAGTGGAGTTCGCTGTGCTGGAGGGTGTGGAGCACTGGGAAGGCTACGAGCGCCACCTCTTTTACGAGGACGAGCTGGTCCTCATCGTGCCCCCCGACCACCCCTGGGCCGGGCGGGAAACCATCCCCCCCGAGTGGTTAAAGGAGGAAACCCTCATCGTGCGCAAGCCCGGCTCCATGACCTGGCGGGCCCTGGAAAGGGCTTTTGAGCAGGCGGGCTTGGAGCTTAACCCCATCTTCTACACCGACAACAACGAGGTCACCAAGCGCCTGGTGCTGGCGGGGGCCGGGGTTGGGATCGTAAGCCGAGTGGTGGTCCAGCCCAACCTGAAGGTGGGGAACCTCCGGGCCTTAAGGCTGGCTGCGCCCGTGGGGGAGATCCGCCGCTACTTCTGGCTGGTGCACCCCAAGAACGTGGCCAATCCGGCAGCCCGGGCCCTCATCTCCCTGCTTCGCTCCTAG